The Acidobacteriota bacterium genome window below encodes:
- a CDS encoding PP2C family protein-serine/threonine phosphatase — translation MRDELLILPFLLTAAVLTYLGRDLWVGSAVAGQALTFAAVTGGALLVLLLARVRRDLRDSRLQLARKEAELNFAREVQKALFPKTYPQGRGLAFHGVCIPAQFISGDYFDVLELPDGRQVFALADISGKGVSAAILMANLQALLRREARNGERPDELCWRLNNHFWEVSPPASFATFFYAEWDPVGRRLHYVNAGHNRPMLFSGDKVKRLCEGGLPLGIFPESRYNTGSVELQRGDLLLVYSDGVSEAGFSREEFGTARIRQAVGQAGSRDPVQVIERILSEVRRFAEDDQHDDMTLLAVSAVAVSPTEEETGQSRGERVLHENQR, via the coding sequence GTGCGAGACGAACTGCTCATTCTGCCCTTTCTGCTGACGGCGGCGGTACTCACCTACCTGGGACGCGATCTTTGGGTCGGGTCGGCAGTGGCCGGACAAGCTCTCACCTTCGCCGCAGTAACCGGGGGAGCGCTGCTGGTGCTGTTGCTGGCCAGGGTGCGCCGCGATCTGCGCGATTCCCGCCTGCAACTAGCCCGCAAGGAAGCCGAATTGAACTTCGCCCGCGAGGTGCAGAAGGCGCTCTTCCCCAAGACCTATCCCCAGGGGCGGGGACTGGCCTTTCACGGCGTATGCATTCCCGCCCAGTTCATCAGCGGGGACTATTTCGACGTGCTCGAATTGCCCGACGGAAGGCAAGTCTTCGCCTTGGCCGACATCAGCGGCAAGGGAGTATCAGCCGCCATCCTGATGGCCAACCTGCAAGCCCTGCTGCGCCGGGAGGCGCGTAACGGCGAACGGCCCGACGAACTTTGCTGGCGCCTCAACAACCACTTTTGGGAAGTGTCTCCACCGGCCAGTTTCGCCACCTTCTTCTACGCCGAGTGGGATCCGGTCGGGCGCCGTCTCCATTACGTCAACGCCGGACACAACCGCCCCATGCTCTTCAGCGGAGATAAAGTCAAGCGATTGTGTGAGGGAGGGTTGCCGCTGGGGATCTTTCCTGAGAGCCGCTACAACACCGGCAGCGTGGAGCTGCAGCGCGGAGACCTGCTGCTGGTTTACTCCGACGGGGTCAGCGAGGCCGGCTTCAGCCGGGAGGAGTTCGGGACTGCACGCATCCGTCAGGCGGTAGGTCAGGCCGGCTCAAGGGATCCGGTCCAGGTCATTGAGCGGATATTGAGCGAGGTGCGGCGCTTCGCGGAGGACGATCAGCACGACGACATGACTTTGCTGGCGGTT
- a CDS encoding ABC transporter transmembrane domain-containing protein, which yields MRDLRRLFPYIRPYLPLLLLSLLLLVISALLEGLIVAMLEPIFNYWQGAPQGMAQGSFSSINRWLGIEDNAFTRIPLLLILFALFKGVFLYASEVSMSYVGQKIVATLRSRLHQRLLRQSMAFYVRQASGQIMARVITDTERIQETVSRTLTDFARQSMLLLVFLGILLYIDWVLTLAMFILAPPVLWITLLMGRRLRGVAQRSQQNLSDISQALQETIAGQRIVKAFAMEDYEQRRFDGMLRKLVRNNMGVAKISALSSPLMELIGYLAFAPLLLYAGYAVSARDGLTIGSLAAFIVALFRLYDPIRKLSRMHLHFQQAFASSSRVFALLDTPIDVKESEGARRLPPIERSIVFRQVSLRYSQTERPALDGIDLEIPKGRSVALVGSSGAGKTSLAGLIGRFYDPTSGAVLIDGQDLRQVTLESLRTQVAMVTQDTFLFNDSIRSNIAYGHPERPLQEVMEAARAAYIHDFIEELPQGYDTVIGEQGQRLSGGQRQRLAIARAVLKKAPILILDEATSSLDSESELLIQKALERLMRTSTAVVIAHRLSTVRSADEIIVMERGRILERGAHDKLMQESGAYRRLYELQFET from the coding sequence ATGCGGGATCTGCGGAGGCTTTTTCCTTATATTCGTCCTTATCTGCCTCTGCTCTTGCTGTCGCTTCTGCTGCTGGTCATCAGCGCCTTGCTGGAAGGGTTGATCGTGGCCATGCTGGAGCCCATCTTCAACTACTGGCAGGGAGCGCCGCAGGGAATGGCGCAGGGTTCCTTCTCGTCCATCAACCGCTGGCTGGGCATCGAGGACAACGCCTTCACCCGCATTCCGCTCCTCTTGATCCTCTTTGCCCTTTTCAAGGGTGTCTTCCTTTATGCCTCCGAAGTCTCGATGAGCTACGTGGGACAAAAGATCGTAGCCACTCTGCGCAGCCGCCTGCACCAGCGTCTGCTGCGCCAGTCGATGGCCTTTTACGTCCGTCAGGCCAGCGGACAGATCATGGCCCGGGTCATCACCGACACCGAGCGGATTCAGGAAACGGTCAGCCGCACCCTGACCGACTTCGCCCGTCAGAGCATGCTTCTGCTGGTCTTTTTGGGCATTCTTCTTTATATCGATTGGGTGTTGACGCTGGCCATGTTCATTCTGGCTCCGCCGGTGCTGTGGATCACGCTGCTGATGGGCCGGCGCCTGCGGGGAGTGGCCCAGCGCAGCCAGCAAAACCTCTCCGACATTTCCCAAGCTCTTCAGGAGACCATCGCCGGACAACGCATCGTCAAAGCGTTCGCCATGGAAGACTATGAGCAGCGGCGCTTCGACGGCATGTTGCGCAAGCTGGTCCGCAACAACATGGGCGTAGCCAAGATCAGCGCTCTCAGTTCGCCGCTGATGGAGCTGATCGGTTATCTGGCCTTCGCTCCGCTGCTGCTCTATGCGGGCTACGCCGTTTCGGCCCGCGACGGACTGACCATCGGCTCCTTGGCCGCTTTCATCGTGGCCCTTTTCCGCCTCTACGACCCCATCCGCAAGCTCTCCCGCATGCACCTCCACTTCCAACAGGCTTTCGCCTCTTCTTCGCGCGTCTTCGCCCTGCTCGACACCCCCATCGACGTCAAGGAGTCCGAGGGAGCCCGGCGGCTGCCCCCCATCGAGCGCTCCATCGTCTTCCGCCAGGTCTCACTTCGCTACAGCCAGACGGAGCGTCCGGCTTTGGACGGCATCGACCTGGAGATCCCCAAAGGCCGAAGCGTGGCCTTGGTGGGCAGCAGCGGGGCCGGCAAGACCTCTTTGGCGGGGCTGATCGGGCGCTTTTACGATCCCACCTCGGGAGCGGTGCTGATCGACGGGCAGGACCTGCGGCAGGTCACCTTGGAATCGCTGCGCACCCAAGTGGCCATGGTGACTCAGGACACCTTTCTCTTCAACGACAGCATCCGCAGCAACATCGCTTACGGACACCCCGAGCGTCCACTTCAGGAGGTGATGGAAGCGGCCCGCGCCGCCTACATTCACGATTTCATCGAAGAGCTCCCCCAAGGCTACGACACGGTCATCGGGGAGCAGGGGCAGCGCCTTTCAGGAGGGCAGCGTCAGCGTTTGGCCATCGCCCGTGCGGTCTTGAAGAAAGCTCCCATATTGATACTCGATGAAGCCACCTCTTCGCTGGACAGCGAGTCGGAACTGCTGATACAGAAAGCCCTGGAGCGTCTCATGCGCACTTCCACGGCGGTGGTGATCGCCCACCGCCTCTCAACCGTGCGCAGCGCTGACGAGATCATCGTGATGGAGCGGGGCCGCATCCTGGAGCGGGGCGCTCACGACAAGCTCATGCAGGAAAGCGGCGCCTATCGCCGTCTTTACGAACTGCAGTTTGAAACCTAG
- a CDS encoding YicC/YloC family endoribonuclease, whose product MRSMTGYGHAVRSGGDLEIVVDIKTVNGRFLDIAPRLPKELAGLENAIKKSVQPDLRRGRVEIFLNVTSKALDQYQLNEPLVENYLAIARRAGAQGVEGTLQLSTLLGMPGVLISREQDLEEREQEERIVEAVQEALQQVVAERQSEGETLKRDLQERLRRMSRWVDDIEKESEAVREHYRQKLTERVERMAQDQPVDPTRLAQEILYYCEKADISEEITRLRRHLERFAEQIEVEDASIGKSLDFLCQELNRESNTILSKSQAANLSELALEAKTEVERIREQVQNVE is encoded by the coding sequence ATGCGCAGCATGACCGGATATGGACACGCCGTCCGCAGCGGGGGCGACCTGGAAATCGTGGTCGACATCAAGACCGTCAACGGACGTTTCCTGGACATCGCGCCACGACTTCCCAAAGAACTGGCCGGTCTGGAAAACGCCATCAAAAAAAGCGTTCAACCCGACCTGCGCAGAGGACGCGTGGAGATTTTTCTCAACGTCACCTCCAAGGCTCTCGACCAGTATCAATTGAACGAGCCGCTGGTAGAGAACTACCTGGCCATCGCCCGCCGGGCCGGGGCCCAGGGGGTGGAAGGGACTCTGCAACTGAGCACGCTGCTGGGCATGCCCGGCGTGCTCATCTCCAGGGAACAAGACCTGGAGGAGCGGGAGCAGGAGGAGCGCATCGTCGAGGCCGTGCAGGAGGCTTTGCAGCAAGTGGTGGCCGAGAGGCAAAGCGAAGGGGAGACCCTCAAGCGAGACCTGCAGGAAAGGCTCCGGCGCATGAGCCGATGGGTCGACGACATCGAGAAGGAAAGCGAGGCCGTACGGGAGCACTATCGGCAAAAACTGACGGAAAGGGTGGAGCGCATGGCCCAGGACCAGCCCGTCGATCCCACACGCCTGGCCCAGGAGATCCTATACTATTGTGAGAAGGCGGATATCTCGGAGGAGATCACCCGCCTGCGCCGCCATCTCGAACGCTTCGCTGAGCAAATCGAGGTGGAAGACGCCAGCATCGGCAAGAGTCTGGACTTTTTGTGCCAGGAGCTGAACCGGGAAAGCAATACGATTCTTTCAAAGTCGCAGGCAGCCAATCTGTCGGAGCTGGCGCTCGAGGCCAAGACGGAAGTGGAGCGCATCAGGGAGCAGGTCCAGAATGTCGAGTGA
- the gmk gene encoding guanylate kinase: MSSESQRGTLFVISAPSGAGKTSLATGLLGSVAGLEFSVSHTTREPRQGEEHGVDYFFVSLDEFERMIAEQAFLEFARVYGNHYYGTSRQFVLAKLERGRDVLLDIDVQGALQVKRQIPEAVLIFVFPPSFEVLRERLRRRGLDGSNEIERRLSLAAQEIVHHDRYQYLIINDDLEKSQDELRSIVLAVRCGSARRREAAGRICRTFEEKTAAR, translated from the coding sequence ATGTCGAGTGAGAGCCAGCGCGGCACCCTTTTTGTCATCTCGGCGCCTTCGGGCGCCGGCAAGACCTCTCTGGCCACAGGATTGCTCGGCTCGGTGGCGGGGCTGGAGTTCTCGGTCAGCCATACCACCCGGGAGCCCCGCCAGGGCGAAGAGCACGGCGTTGACTACTTTTTCGTCTCGCTGGACGAATTCGAGAGGATGATCGCTGAGCAAGCCTTCCTGGAGTTCGCCCGCGTCTACGGGAACCACTACTACGGCACCAGCCGCCAGTTCGTGCTTGCCAAGCTGGAGCGGGGACGCGACGTCCTGCTCGACATCGACGTGCAGGGCGCGCTCCAAGTCAAGCGGCAAATTCCTGAAGCAGTCTTGATTTTCGTCTTCCCGCCCTCCTTTGAGGTCCTGCGCGAGCGCTTGCGCAGACGCGGGCTGGACGGGAGCAACGAAATCGAACGCCGCCTTTCCCTTGCGGCCCAGGAGATCGTTCATCACGACCGCTACCAGTACCTCATCATCAACGACGATTTGGAAAAATCGCAGGATGAGTTAAGATCTATAGTTTTGGCGGTCCGCTGCGGATCGGCGCGTCGGCGCGAAGCCGCCGGCCGCATCTGCCGCACTTTTGAAGAAAAGACGGCCGCACGTTAA
- the rpoZ gene encoding DNA-directed RNA polymerase subunit omega: MQQIRMPESFDSKFRFILVAAARAKQLLNGAPSKLEPAQSRGHKPHTIAIKEVAQELIEFEILEDDEEAAVEEAVVEEAAEEAAEESGEKE, from the coding sequence ATGCAACAGATTCGGATGCCCGAAAGTTTCGACAGCAAGTTCCGCTTCATATTGGTGGCCGCCGCCCGGGCCAAGCAATTGCTCAACGGCGCCCCCAGCAAACTGGAGCCCGCCCAGTCGCGCGGACACAAACCGCATACCATCGCCATCAAGGAAGTGGCCCAGGAATTGATCGAGTTCGAAATTCTGGAGGACGATGAGGAAGCCGCGGTCGAAGAGGCGGTGGTGGAAGAGGCCGCTGAGGAGGCCGCCGAGGAGAGCGGCGAAAAAGAATGA
- the coaBC gene encoding bifunctional phosphopantothenoylcysteine decarboxylase/phosphopantothenate--cysteine ligase CoaBC encodes MKIILGVTGCIGAYKSALILRLLQKEGAEIFPVMTRSAQKFLGPLTLEKLSGHRVAGSLWDDSSAHIEHIALARRSDLLLVAPATANSLGKFAHGIADDFLSTLYLSTQTPVILAPAMNVEMWRHPATRHNLSVLRERGVEIIEPGSGYLACGEVGEGRLAEPEEIVQAALKRLGGDGSLRGKKVLVSAGPTVEDIDPVRFISNRSSGRMGYAVAGEAARRSAIVTLVSGPTSLPQPEGVERIEVRSARDMAHAMAAHSGQSDFVVMAAAVADFTPAQPSRQKIKKSSQPDQSSLQLKRTSDILASLADAKRPGQVMVGFAAESEDLEEEARRKLREKNLDWIVANDILSQDAGFASPDNRALLLGADGSLTRWELMSKEEMARRLWDAVTQPRPQAQPQATAQG; translated from the coding sequence ATGAAGATCATCCTGGGCGTCACCGGCTGCATCGGGGCCTACAAGTCGGCCCTGATCCTGCGCCTTCTGCAGAAAGAGGGCGCGGAGATCTTTCCGGTGATGACCCGCTCTGCCCAGAAGTTCCTGGGCCCGCTGACGCTGGAGAAGCTTTCCGGGCACCGGGTGGCGGGCAGCTTGTGGGACGATTCTTCGGCCCACATCGAGCACATCGCCCTGGCCCGCCGCAGCGACCTGCTGCTGGTGGCTCCGGCCACCGCCAACAGCCTGGGCAAGTTCGCCCACGGCATCGCCGACGACTTTCTTTCCACCCTCTACCTTTCGACCCAGACGCCTGTGATTCTGGCGCCTGCCATGAACGTGGAGATGTGGAGGCACCCGGCCACCCGGCACAACCTGAGCGTCCTGCGGGAGCGGGGCGTGGAGATCATCGAGCCGGGATCAGGCTATCTGGCCTGCGGCGAAGTGGGAGAAGGGCGGCTGGCCGAACCTGAGGAAATCGTGCAAGCGGCGCTGAAGCGCCTGGGCGGCGACGGCTCGCTGAGGGGTAAGAAAGTGCTGGTCAGCGCCGGCCCTACGGTGGAAGACATCGACCCCGTGCGTTTCATCTCCAACAGGTCTTCGGGACGCATGGGCTATGCCGTGGCTGGCGAGGCCGCCCGCCGCTCGGCTATTGTGACGCTGGTTTCAGGTCCCACCTCCTTGCCCCAACCCGAGGGGGTGGAGCGTATCGAAGTCCGTTCGGCCCGTGACATGGCCCATGCCATGGCTGCTCATTCGGGCCAAAGCGACTTTGTGGTGATGGCCGCCGCCGTGGCCGATTTCACTCCCGCCCAGCCCAGCCGCCAGAAAATCAAGAAGTCCTCGCAGCCAGATCAGAGCAGCCTGCAACTGAAGCGGACCAGCGACATATTGGCTTCCCTGGCCGACGCCAAGAGACCGGGCCAGGTGATGGTGGGTTTCGCCGCCGAGTCCGAGGACCTGGAAGAGGAGGCCCGGCGCAAGCTGCGCGAGAAGAACCTGGACTGGATCGTGGCCAACGACATCCTCTCCCAGGACGCGGGCTTCGCTTCCCCAGACAACCGGGCCCTGCTGCTGGGCGCCGACGGCTCGCTGACCCGCTGGGAGCTGATGAGCAAAGAAGAAATGGCACGGCGCCTATGGGATGCCGTGACCCAGCCGCGCCCCCAGGCTCAGCCCCAGGCCACAGCGCAGGGCTAG
- a CDS encoding protein-L-isoaspartate(D-aspartate) O-methyltransferase: MNLSLLLLAALTFGSCGGPALQTDSISEGEQERRRQAMVEEQLASRDITSRPVLRAMSRVPRHLFLPEPLRGQAYRDGPLPIGHGQTISQPYIVALMTQHLQIKKGQKVLEIGTGSGYQAAVLAEMGAEVFTIEIIPELARQAEQILSRLEYGNVHVRAGDGYAGWPQEAPFDAIIVTAAPEELPQPLAGQLAEGGRLIIPVGPTYGVQSLLLYRKKEGKLVKTDLGAVRFVPFTRKDDSPPP; the protein is encoded by the coding sequence ATGAATCTCTCTCTATTGTTGTTGGCCGCCCTTACCTTTGGGTCCTGCGGCGGACCCGCCTTGCAGACCGATTCGATCAGCGAAGGCGAACAAGAGAGGCGGCGCCAGGCCATGGTCGAAGAGCAGTTGGCATCGCGCGACATCACCTCGCGGCCGGTGCTGCGGGCCATGAGCCGCGTGCCGCGCCATCTTTTCCTGCCCGAGCCCTTGCGCGGACAGGCCTATCGCGACGGACCCCTGCCCATTGGGCACGGGCAAACCATCTCTCAGCCCTACATCGTAGCCCTGATGACTCAGCACCTGCAGATCAAGAAGGGACAGAAGGTCCTTGAAATCGGCACGGGCAGCGGTTACCAGGCCGCCGTGCTGGCCGAGATGGGAGCCGAGGTGTTTACCATCGAGATCATCCCCGAACTGGCCCGTCAGGCTGAGCAAATTCTGAGCAGGCTGGAGTACGGAAACGTCCACGTGCGGGCCGGAGACGGCTACGCCGGCTGGCCGCAGGAAGCTCCCTTCGACGCCATCATCGTCACCGCCGCCCCCGAAGAACTGCCCCAGCCCCTGGCCGGGCAACTGGCCGAGGGCGGACGTCTGATCATTCCCGTAGGACCCACCTATGGAGTCCAGTCGCTGCTTCTTTACCGCAAGAAGGAGGGGAAGTTGGTCAAGACCGATCTCGGGGCGGTTCGGTTCGTGCCCTTTACTCGCAAGGACGATTCCCCGCCGCCCTAG
- a CDS encoding PP2C family protein-serine/threonine phosphatase, whose product MKASLSASLLESLLESAQLLHASLELEHLLKHLLRTIMGRRLISKGLIAVSQGRTLRLALVRGAASLQSGDPFDEGAAREAGIDEFHEIEADGEQVGVVGLARGLRPVDESEQAFLDALLGIAASGIRNARSHAETRRLNKDLERRVQDLRTLLEMVQSLTSTLDPEHVARLLALTLAGRWGVSRYFVMAHKQGHPPILRRRGMDPPPFELLEEGLQDVSRAVRASDVPSPKLRKVLADLQAEAVFPLRTSEELLGAVVLGPRLGNLPYDQADLEFGSGLVGQSVVAFENGWHFTETVEKRKMEQELGVAAGIQQDLFPQSLPELKGFETAAYSRPARQVGGDYYDALPLGDPDPESPYLFCVADISGKGVPASLLMANIQATLRALLSTELELVELVTRTSALLYATTPGNKYATAILVQIDPADSRVRCVNAGHNDGILLKADGSCEHWKSTGPPVGLIPNIPFSSASFEMAPGDLLALYSDGVVEAHNSQEEEFGEERFEEVLREQARSPCESILERVYQALDAFAGDQPQHDDITLMLIRRT is encoded by the coding sequence ATGAAGGCTTCTCTCAGCGCATCCCTACTGGAATCCCTGCTGGAATCGGCGCAGTTGCTGCACGCCTCCCTGGAGCTGGAGCATCTGCTCAAGCATCTGCTGCGAACCATCATGGGGCGCCGGCTGATCAGCAAAGGACTGATAGCCGTCTCTCAGGGCCGCACGCTGCGCTTGGCGCTGGTCCGCGGCGCCGCTTCGCTGCAGAGCGGCGATCCGTTTGATGAAGGAGCGGCCCGAGAAGCCGGAATCGACGAGTTTCATGAAATCGAGGCCGACGGCGAGCAGGTCGGCGTGGTGGGGTTGGCCAGGGGATTGCGGCCTGTCGACGAGTCCGAGCAGGCTTTTCTCGACGCCCTGTTGGGCATCGCCGCTTCCGGCATCCGCAATGCCCGCTCCCATGCCGAGACCCGCCGTCTCAATAAGGACCTGGAGCGCAGAGTGCAGGACTTGCGCACCCTGCTGGAAATGGTGCAGAGCCTGACCTCGACACTCGATCCCGAGCACGTCGCCCGGCTTCTGGCCCTGACCTTAGCCGGACGCTGGGGCGTCAGCCGCTACTTTGTCATGGCCCATAAACAAGGCCACCCTCCCATCCTGCGCAGGCGGGGCATGGACCCTCCTCCCTTCGAACTGCTTGAGGAGGGGTTGCAGGATGTTTCTCGCGCGGTTCGGGCCTCCGATGTGCCCTCCCCGAAGCTGCGCAAAGTTCTCGCCGACCTGCAAGCTGAAGCGGTGTTTCCTTTGCGCACCTCGGAGGAACTGCTGGGAGCCGTGGTGCTGGGGCCGCGTCTGGGGAACCTTCCCTATGACCAGGCCGACCTGGAGTTCGGGTCGGGATTGGTGGGCCAGTCGGTGGTGGCTTTCGAGAACGGATGGCACTTCACCGAGACGGTGGAAAAGCGCAAGATGGAGCAGGAGCTGGGAGTGGCGGCCGGCATTCAGCAAGACCTCTTTCCCCAGTCGTTGCCCGAGTTGAAGGGATTCGAGACGGCCGCCTACAGCCGTCCTGCCCGCCAGGTGGGTGGAGACTACTACGATGCCCTGCCTCTGGGAGACCCCGATCCCGAGTCGCCCTATCTCTTTTGCGTGGCCGACATATCCGGCAAAGGCGTGCCCGCCTCGCTGCTCATGGCCAACATCCAGGCCACCTTGAGGGCCCTGCTCTCAACCGAGTTGGAGCTGGTGGAACTGGTCACCCGCACCAGCGCACTGCTCTATGCCACCACTCCCGGCAACAAGTACGCCACCGCCATTCTGGTGCAGATCGACCCCGCCGATTCTCGCGTCCGCTGCGTCAACGCGGGACACAACGACGGCATCCTTCTCAAGGCTGACGGGTCTTGCGAGCACTGGAAGTCGACGGGTCCGCCGGTGGGGCTGATTCCCAACATCCCCTTTAGCTCCGCCTCCTTCGAGATGGCTCCGGGGGATCTGCTGGCCCTCTACTCGGACGGAGTCGTGGAGGCCCACAACAGCCAGGAGGAGGAATTCGGTGAGGAGCGCTTCGAAGAGGTCCTGCGCGAGCAGGCCCGATCGCCCTGCGAAAGCATTCTTGAACGCGTCTATCAGGCGCTGGACGCCTTCGCCGGCGATCAGCCTCAGCACGACGACATTACCTTGATGCTGATCCGGCGCACCTGA
- a CDS encoding ATP-binding protein has translation MAAIQKKFLLQFPSSTENLAMVRAFLENIGKQAGMAEDEVAKIQLAVDEACSNVIEHAYGHDKSKEVLIEVSYDDAQLKISIVDRGRGFDPDSVEPQQLKELAARRQTGGLGLTLIRTLMDEVHYDIVPGEKNQIRLIKHFVK, from the coding sequence ATGGCCGCGATCCAAAAGAAGTTTCTGCTCCAGTTCCCATCCTCCACCGAGAACCTGGCCATGGTCAGAGCCTTTTTGGAGAACATCGGCAAGCAGGCCGGGATGGCCGAGGATGAGGTGGCCAAGATTCAGTTGGCTGTGGATGAGGCCTGCAGCAATGTGATCGAACATGCCTATGGTCACGACAAAAGCAAAGAGGTTCTGATCGAGGTTTCCTACGACGACGCCCAGTTGAAGATCTCCATCGTAGACCGGGGACGCGGCTTCGATCCCGACAGCGTGGAACCCCAGCAACTGAAGGAGTTGGCGGCCCGCAGACAAACCGGGGGATTGGGCCTGACCCTGATCCGCACCTTGATGGACGAAGTCCACTACGACATCGTGCCCGGTGAGAAGAACCAGATCCGGCTGATCAAGCATTTCGTCAAATAG
- a CDS encoding STAS domain-containing protein, translating into MADSFHVEKSSEGEIAVLQVEGYLDAHTAPDFEKALEDEIAKGKYKIIVDCRKLDYISSAGLGVFMGFVEEVRDQSGDIKICGLIPKVRQVFELLGFQQLYHIEDDRQAALKKFQESPTWEG; encoded by the coding sequence ATGGCCGATTCATTTCACGTCGAGAAAAGCAGCGAGGGAGAAATCGCGGTCCTGCAAGTTGAAGGCTACCTGGATGCCCACACCGCCCCCGACTTCGAGAAAGCCCTGGAGGACGAGATCGCCAAAGGCAAATACAAGATCATCGTCGACTGCCGCAAGCTCGACTACATTTCCTCGGCCGGGCTCGGCGTCTTCATGGGATTCGTGGAGGAGGTCAGGGATCAATCGGGGGACATCAAGATCTGCGGCCTGATTCCGAAGGTCCGCCAAGTCTTCGAACTGCTGGGCTTTCAACAGCTTTACCATATCGAGGACGACCGCCAAGCGGCCTTGAAGAAATTCCAGGAATCGCCAACGTGGGAGGGCTGA